A section of the Candidatus Nitrosacidococcus sp. I8 genome encodes:
- a CDS encoding cytochrome c oxidase assembly protein yields MSSSEKKASRHTLKLALYAIVMFGFGYALIPLYNAFCTITGLNGKPENVAVAEEKAEVTKIDASRVITVEFLATANTQLPWEFRSETNKIKIHPGETTKAVFYVRNLDNHKIVGRAVPSISPGLAAKHLHKTECFCFTEQPLEAGEEREMPVVFYIDSKLPLEYSSVILSYTFFNVADKNTKDSSG; encoded by the coding sequence ATGAGTAGTTCTGAAAAAAAAGCGAGCAGGCATACCTTAAAATTGGCTCTATACGCAATTGTTATGTTTGGATTTGGGTATGCTTTAATACCGCTTTATAATGCTTTTTGCACGATTACAGGCCTAAACGGTAAGCCTGAGAATGTAGCAGTTGCAGAAGAAAAGGCTGAAGTAACGAAAATAGACGCAAGTCGTGTAATCACTGTTGAATTTCTAGCTACTGCTAATACTCAGCTTCCTTGGGAATTTAGATCAGAAACAAATAAAATTAAGATTCATCCGGGAGAAACTACAAAAGCTGTTTTTTATGTGCGTAACTTAGATAATCATAAAATTGTTGGTCGTGCCGTACCTAGTATTAGTCCAGGGCTAGCAGCAAAACATTTACATAAAACCGAGTGTTTCTGCTTTACTGAACAACCGCTTGAAGCAGGCGAAGAACGAGAAATGCCTGTAGTTTTTTATATTGACTCTAAGTTACCGTTAGAATACAGCAGTGTAATTTTATCTTATACATTTTTTAATGTTGCCGATAAAAACACTAAAGACTCTTCAGGTTAA